A stretch of the Desulfobacter sp. genome encodes the following:
- a CDS encoding sugar phosphate isomerase/epimerase, with amino-acid sequence MEKNLKPRPFKLGTTSFIYPGHIIPNVRQIGAFFDEIELLVFESLPDEVLPSKSDVRVLAELGQDLDLSYNVHLPTDVSLTCDSRVERQKGADVQKKVVERFDLLSPFTFTLHLDMDRNLSGPEPVKAWKAQARQGLELWVPGLGDPSRVSVETLWYSPDLFFPLVREFGLGVCADAGHHFKYGYDLAHTFERFKDAITIVHLHGVDFSGKNPKDHVGLDRLPKEMLDQAMTLVEFFQGTLCLEVFNLNNLTASLATLSRYFKDIPLPRTIPGSLDKQQP; translated from the coding sequence ATGGAAAAAAATCTTAAGCCCAGGCCTTTTAAGCTGGGCACCACCTCTTTTATTTATCCGGGTCATATCATCCCCAATGTCAGGCAGATCGGTGCTTTTTTTGATGAAATCGAGCTTCTGGTTTTTGAAAGCCTGCCTGATGAGGTCCTGCCCTCAAAATCGGATGTCAGGGTGCTGGCAGAACTGGGGCAGGATCTGGATCTGAGCTATAATGTTCACCTGCCCACGGATGTCAGCTTGACCTGCGACTCCCGTGTGGAAAGGCAAAAGGGGGCTGATGTCCAGAAAAAAGTGGTGGAGCGGTTTGACCTGCTCTCTCCGTTTACCTTTACCCTTCATCTGGACATGGACCGAAACCTTTCAGGGCCTGAGCCGGTCAAGGCCTGGAAAGCGCAGGCAAGACAGGGTCTGGAACTTTGGGTCCCCGGCCTTGGGGATCCTTCGCGGGTTTCGGTTGAGACGCTGTGGTATTCGCCGGACCTGTTTTTTCCCCTGGTCCGGGAGTTTGGCCTCGGTGTATGCGCCGATGCAGGCCACCATTTTAAGTACGGGTATGACCTGGCCCATACCTTTGAGCGGTTTAAAGATGCCATCACCATTGTTCACCTTCACGGGGTGGATTTTTCAGGAAAGAATCCAAAGGACCATGTCGGCCTGGACCGTCTTCCCAAAGAGATGCTGGATCAGGCCATGACCCTTGTTGAATTTTTCCAAGGCACCCTTTGTCTTGAGGTCTTTAATTTGAATAATTTAACAGCCTCTTTGGCGACATTGTCCCGGTATTTTAAGGATATTCCTTTACCACGAACCATTCCTGGGAGTCTTGACAAACAACAGCCTTGA
- a CDS encoding efflux transporter outer membrane subunit gives MFSKLFNTVVTAAIAASLVLTQGCSFIPEYQRPDLPVETAWPSEDQIREGQPSQDQVRDDGVKAPAQNGAIQKDPVSRDLADKTAPAGSKEKEALMPAAKIGWQAYFLSTNLRQIIALALDHNRDLKIALLNIERARAAYRIEKADTLPVIAGSAGASRQGVPEDSSAAGTAYTSDTTLSANLGLTAYELDFFGRVKSLNEKALEVFLASEEAALSTRIALIAQTSDAYVTLLADQKLLVLARDTFKAQKETYDVIKKQFEVGSATRLSLAQAATSVESARVSIAQYTRLVAQAENALILLAGPQVKDKITPEETIDDIRFLENLPPGMPSQVLLARPDIRAAEHRLKASNADIGAARAALYPTISLTGTLGFSSQSLDALFDVSDSLAWGFAPSLSIPIFNREGLNASLESARVSEKIAAAEYEDAVQTAFREVADQLAARKTYKDQLDAQNALVSATHEAFILSKARYENGVDDFLAVLDSQRSLFAAQQGAIAIRQAFLSNLIHLYKVMGGGQIDGGE, from the coding sequence ATGTTCAGTAAATTATTCAATACGGTTGTTACGGCTGCCATTGCCGCCAGTCTGGTGCTCACCCAGGGCTGTTCTTTTATTCCCGAGTACCAGCGGCCGGATCTGCCCGTTGAAACGGCCTGGCCCAGTGAAGACCAGATCCGTGAAGGCCAGCCCAGTCAAGATCAGGTCCGTGACGATGGGGTCAAAGCCCCGGCCCAGAACGGCGCAATCCAAAAGGATCCGGTGTCAAGGGATCTGGCAGATAAGACCGCCCCAGCCGGATCCAAAGAAAAAGAGGCTCTCATGCCTGCAGCGAAGATTGGCTGGCAGGCCTATTTTCTGTCCACCAACCTGCGGCAGATCATTGCCCTGGCCCTGGACCACAACCGTGATCTTAAAATTGCCCTGCTCAATATTGAACGGGCAAGGGCTGCATACAGGATAGAAAAAGCCGATACCCTGCCCGTGATTGCGGGGAGCGCCGGTGCCTCCCGCCAGGGCGTGCCCGAAGACAGCAGTGCCGCCGGAACGGCCTATACCTCTGATACCACTCTGAGCGCCAACCTTGGGCTGACCGCCTATGAACTGGACTTTTTCGGCCGGGTAAAAAGCCTGAATGAAAAGGCATTGGAGGTCTTTCTGGCCTCTGAAGAGGCGGCTTTAAGCACCCGGATTGCCCTCATCGCCCAGACCTCCGATGCCTATGTCACCCTGCTGGCCGATCAAAAACTGCTGGTGCTTGCCAGGGATACATTCAAGGCCCAGAAAGAGACCTATGATGTGATTAAAAAACAGTTTGAGGTGGGCTCGGCCACCCGGCTGTCCCTGGCCCAGGCCGCAACTTCCGTTGAAAGTGCCCGGGTGTCCATTGCCCAGTACACACGGCTGGTAGCCCAGGCGGAAAATGCCCTTATTCTGTTGGCCGGGCCGCAGGTGAAAGATAAGATAACGCCCGAAGAGACCATTGATGATATCAGGTTTTTGGAAAACCTGCCCCCGGGAATGCCCTCCCAGGTCCTGCTGGCACGTCCCGATATCCGGGCGGCCGAACACAGGCTCAAGGCCTCAAATGCAGACATCGGAGCGGCACGGGCCGCCCTTTACCCGACCATCAGTTTGACCGGCACATTGGGATTTTCCAGCCAGAGCCTCGACGCTTTGTTTGATGTCTCCGACAGCCTTGCCTGGGGATTTGCCCCCTCTTTGTCCATTCCCATTTTCAACCGGGAGGGGCTGAATGCCAGCCTGGAATCTGCCCGGGTCAGTGAAAAGATTGCTGCTGCAGAGTATGAAGATGCTGTCCAGACCGCTTTCAGGGAAGTGGCAGACCAGCTTGCGGCCCGGAAAACATACAAGGATCAGCTTGACGCCCAGAATGCCTTGGTCTCGGCCACCCATGAGGCCTTTATTCTGTCCAAAGCCCGGTATGAAAACGGGGTGGACGACTTTTTGGCCGTCCTGGACTCCCAGCGTTCCCTGTTTGCAGCCCAGCAGGGGGCCATTGCGATCAGGCAGGCCTTTTTAAGTAATTTGATCCACCTTTACAAGGTCATGGGCGGAGGACAGATCGACGGCGGGGAGTAG
- a CDS encoding TetR/AcrR family transcriptional regulator, with translation MKKISKRKELMDRLIKEEVVKTVIDLIQNDRQVTMDEVALCCGVAKGTLYNYFKNKKGLLAFVHESMILPIKKSSQKFFEAPISPRKKIYAFVDNVFDFHREYPLYFKFIQSERSGAELIDERMSLAILPLIKVCQEGIQTGQFLDADPSVMANMIFGTVIGTMESLPYREAPILDMEDLKQDIIKLIDRIILKEKEK, from the coding sequence ATGAAGAAAATCAGCAAGAGAAAAGAACTCATGGACAGGCTGATAAAAGAAGAAGTGGTTAAAACCGTGATTGACCTGATCCAGAACGACCGCCAGGTGACCATGGACGAGGTTGCCCTTTGTTGCGGGGTGGCCAAGGGGACCCTTTACAATTATTTTAAGAACAAAAAAGGGCTGCTGGCCTTTGTCCATGAATCCATGATTCTGCCCATTAAAAAAAGTTCCCAAAAATTTTTTGAAGCACCCATCAGTCCCCGGAAAAAAATATACGCCTTTGTGGACAATGTCTTTGACTTTCATAGAGAGTACCCCCTTTATTTTAAGTTTATCCAGAGCGAGCGCTCTGGCGCGGAATTAATTGACGAACGGATGTCTTTGGCCATCCTCCCGTTGATCAAAGTCTGCCAGGAAGGAATTCAAACCGGCCAATTTCTGGATGCAGACCCTTCAGTCATGGCCAATATGATTTTCGGCACTGTGATCGGCACCATGGAATCCCTTCCCTACCGGGAGGCACCTATTTTAGATATGGAAGATCTTAAGCAGGACATTATCAAGCTTATAGACAGAATTATACTCAAGGAAAAAGAAAAATGA
- a CDS encoding DMT family transporter, with translation MKILLLMLAFAAGMLAPLQAGMNTRMGRAIGDPFYAALISFAVGTMGLLVYGLVCRMEFNAIREISHVHWTLWFAGLLGAFYVTATIILTPKLGSTLTFCLVVAGQLVMALILDHFGSFGIPVQPFNWPRLLGVALITAGVLLIRKF, from the coding sequence ATGAAAATACTATTGCTGATGCTGGCATTTGCAGCCGGAATGTTGGCCCCTCTGCAGGCTGGAATGAATACCAGGATGGGACGGGCCATTGGAGACCCTTTTTACGCCGCTCTGATCTCTTTTGCCGTGGGCACCATGGGCCTTTTGGTTTACGGCCTGGTCTGCCGAATGGAATTTAACGCCATCCGAGAGATCTCCCATGTCCATTGGACCCTGTGGTTTGCAGGCCTGCTCGGCGCATTTTACGTCACCGCCACCATCATACTCACCCCAAAGCTCGGGTCAACCTTGACCTTCTGCCTTGTCGTGGCAGGCCAGTTGGTCATGGCGCTGATTCTGGACCACTTTGGCTCTTTTGGCATACCGGTTCAGCCGTTTAACTGGCCGCGCCTGCTCGGGGTGGCACTCATTACGGCGGGAGTATTGTTAATACGCAAATTTTAG
- a CDS encoding efflux RND transporter permease subunit produces MSKFFIERPIFAWVIAIVIMLAGLFAVLTLPVEQYPKIAPPSVQISTSYPGASAQVLENSVTQVIEQALTGIDHLRYFSSASESSGQLTITLTFEPEADPDIAQVQTQNKVATITNLLPSEVQQQGITVKKTSSSFLLLVGLYSKDNTMTDLDISDYLKSNMADPLSRIQGVGDLEVFGAQHAMRIWLSPEKLHSFSLMPADVIRSIKARNADVTSGQLGGAPAVQGQQLNAVVSVQSKLKTVKDFQQILVKVNSDGSQVRLKDIARVELGSENYSIRSRYNGKPAAAMAITLATGANALDTADRVKARVGELTQFLPAGLGVIFPYDTTPFIRLSIHEVVKTLVEAIFLVFFVMYLFLQNFRATLIPTIAVPVVLLGTFGVLSAFGFSINVLSMFAMVLAIGLLVDDAIVVVENVERVMTETGLPPKEATQESMGQITGALVGIAMVLSAVFIPMAFFSGSTGAIYQQFSLTIVSAMALSVVVALVLTPALCATMLKPVAKGHHHGKKGFFGWFNRSFDSGRSIYGSSVKYTTARVFRFLLIYALIIGGLVYMFKGIPTGFLPDEDQGMMMTMISAPPGATLERTGESVKKMENYFLNQESENLESMFTVTGFSFAGRGQNMGMGFVNLEDWDKRGRPDQKAAAIAQRAMQHLYAVKDASVFAFIPPPITELGNATGFDFQLVDSGGLGHEALMAARNQMLGMASQNPELVGVRPNGLSDLPQYKLNIDYEKAEALGLSTDNITSVLQAAWGSVYVNDFMDKTRVKKVYMQGSADSRMVPADIDRWYVRNNTGEMVPFSSFSEGEWSFGSPRLERYNGISSMEILGAPAPGVSSGEAMGLVEDMAAKLPKGIGIEWTGLSYEERAAGSQTGLLYSISLLFVFLCLAALYESWSIPFSVMLIVPLGVIGSVIATQWAGLNNDVYFQIGLLTTVGLAAKNAILIVEFAKDLYEKGEDLVTAAVIASEQRLRPILMTSFAFILGVTPLALSTGAGSASQNAIGISVIGGMVAATSLALIFVPLFFVLIEKRSKKKKQSPSAQGELVNVQ; encoded by the coding sequence ATGTCCAAATTTTTCATAGAACGACCCATTTTTGCGTGGGTCATTGCCATCGTTATCATGCTGGCCGGGCTCTTTGCCGTGCTCACCCTTCCGGTGGAGCAATACCCAAAAATTGCTCCACCCAGCGTGCAGATCTCCACAAGCTATCCCGGGGCCTCGGCCCAGGTGCTGGAGAACAGCGTCACCCAGGTGATCGAGCAGGCCCTCACCGGTATCGATCATTTAAGATATTTTTCCTCTGCCAGTGAATCCAGCGGCCAGCTGACCATTACCCTGACCTTTGAGCCGGAAGCAGATCCGGATATCGCCCAGGTCCAGACCCAGAACAAGGTGGCCACCATCACCAACCTTCTGCCCTCGGAGGTCCAGCAGCAGGGGATCACCGTGAAGAAAACCAGCAGCAGCTTTCTGCTTTTAGTGGGGCTGTACTCCAAAGACAATACCATGACAGACCTGGATATTTCCGATTATCTCAAGTCCAACATGGCCGATCCGCTTTCCCGGATTCAGGGGGTGGGGGATCTTGAGGTTTTCGGTGCCCAGCATGCCATGCGCATCTGGCTTTCCCCTGAAAAACTTCACTCATTTTCTCTCATGCCCGCAGATGTGATCAGATCGATCAAAGCCAGGAACGCGGACGTCACCTCCGGCCAGCTGGGCGGTGCCCCTGCGGTTCAGGGCCAGCAGCTCAACGCCGTGGTATCGGTTCAGTCCAAACTCAAGACGGTAAAAGATTTCCAGCAGATCCTGGTCAAGGTCAATTCCGACGGATCCCAGGTGCGGCTTAAGGATATTGCCCGGGTTGAACTGGGATCGGAAAATTACAGCATCCGTTCCCGGTACAACGGCAAACCTGCCGCGGCCATGGCCATCACCCTGGCCACCGGGGCCAATGCCCTGGATACGGCAGACCGGGTCAAGGCCAGGGTTGGCGAGCTGACCCAATTTCTGCCTGCAGGGCTTGGGGTGATTTTCCCCTACGATACCACCCCCTTTATAAGGCTATCCATTCACGAGGTGGTCAAAACCCTGGTGGAGGCCATTTTTCTGGTCTTTTTTGTGATGTATCTGTTTTTGCAGAATTTCAGGGCCACCCTCATCCCCACCATTGCCGTTCCGGTTGTGCTTCTGGGCACCTTTGGGGTGCTGTCGGCATTCGGGTTTTCCATCAATGTGCTCTCCATGTTCGCCATGGTCCTGGCCATCGGCCTTCTGGTGGACGATGCCATTGTTGTGGTGGAAAATGTGGAAAGGGTGATGACCGAAACAGGCCTTCCCCCCAAAGAAGCCACACAAGAGTCCATGGGACAGATCACAGGCGCCCTGGTGGGCATTGCCATGGTGCTTTCGGCTGTCTTTATCCCCATGGCCTTTTTCAGCGGATCAACCGGCGCCATCTATCAGCAGTTTTCTTTGACCATTGTATCGGCCATGGCCCTGTCCGTGGTGGTGGCCCTGGTTCTGACCCCGGCCCTATGCGCCACCATGCTCAAGCCTGTGGCCAAGGGGCATCACCACGGAAAAAAAGGGTTCTTCGGCTGGTTTAACCGCAGCTTTGATTCAGGCAGGTCCATCTACGGCAGCAGTGTGAAATACACCACGGCCCGGGTCTTTCGTTTTCTTCTCATTTATGCTTTGATCATTGGCGGCCTGGTTTATATGTTCAAAGGCATTCCCACAGGATTTCTGCCCGATGAAGACCAGGGCATGATGATGACCATGATTTCCGCCCCCCCCGGTGCGACCCTGGAACGGACCGGAGAATCCGTCAAAAAAATGGAAAATTATTTTTTAAACCAGGAATCTGAAAATCTGGAAAGCATGTTTACGGTGACCGGGTTCAGTTTTGCCGGCCGCGGACAGAACATGGGCATGGGATTTGTCAACCTAGAAGATTGGGATAAACGGGGACGGCCGGATCAGAAGGCCGCAGCCATTGCCCAGCGGGCCATGCAGCACTTATACGCTGTCAAGGATGCCTCTGTGTTTGCATTTATTCCCCCGCCCATCACTGAGCTTGGCAATGCAACCGGGTTTGATTTTCAGCTGGTGGACTCCGGGGGCCTGGGCCATGAAGCCCTGATGGCGGCCCGCAACCAGATGCTGGGCATGGCCTCCCAGAATCCTGAACTTGTGGGGGTCCGGCCCAACGGGCTCTCTGATTTACCCCAGTACAAGTTGAATATTGACTATGAAAAGGCCGAAGCCCTGGGGCTGTCCACCGACAATATCACAAGCGTCCTCCAGGCCGCCTGGGGATCTGTCTATGTCAATGACTTCATGGACAAAACCCGGGTTAAAAAGGTGTATATGCAGGGATCTGCCGATTCAAGAATGGTCCCCGCTGACATTGACCGGTGGTATGTACGGAACAATACCGGCGAAATGGTGCCCTTTTCTTCTTTTTCCGAAGGAGAATGGTCCTTTGGCTCCCCCCGGCTGGAACGGTACAACGGTATCTCATCCATGGAAATTTTAGGAGCACCTGCCCCGGGGGTCAGCTCGGGTGAGGCCATGGGCCTGGTTGAGGATATGGCAGCCAAGCTGCCCAAGGGCATCGGCATTGAATGGACCGGCCTTTCCTATGAGGAACGGGCTGCAGGGTCCCAGACCGGCCTGCTCTACTCCATCTCTCTGCTCTTTGTTTTTCTCTGCCTGGCCGCCCTGTACGAAAGCTGGTCCATCCCGTTTTCAGTCATGCTCATCGTGCCCCTGGGGGTCATCGGATCTGTGATTGCCACCCAATGGGCAGGATTGAACAATGACGTTTATTTTCAGATCGGCCTGCTGACCACCGTGGGGCTGGCTGCCAAAAATGCCATCCTTATTGTGGAATTTGCCAAAGACCTTTACGAAAAGGGAGAGGACCTTGTGACCGCCGCCGTAATTGCCTCGGAACAGCGGCTTCGGCCCATTCTCATGACCTCTTTTGCCTTTATTCTGGGGGTCACGCCCCTGGCCCTGTCCACGGGTGCCGGCTCAGCCAGCCAGAATGCCATCGGCATCAGTGTCATCGGGGGGATGGTGGCTGCCACATCCCTGGCCCTTATTTTTGTACCCCTGTTCTTTGTCCTCATTGAAAAAAGAAGCAAAAAGAAAAAACAAAGCCCCAGTGCCCAAGGAGAATTGGTCAATGTTCAGTAA
- a CDS encoding pyridoxal phosphate-dependent class II aminotransferase, which produces MILGHGGNKQQLADRLGCPTDEIIDMSSNLNPLGPPEMIHGLIREKIHSIHALPEPAGDAMAKGFARYHGIDPGLVIPGNGTTFFIYTLPMALNPEKVLILGPTYSDYQDACAMHGIEYSLSPAKKESGFHPDLDLVSAQAAQADLVFVCNPNNPTGALIQKQDLLALIKAHTGTCFVVDESYLPFVDDADALSFVKDTEIANLLVLSSMSKIFRIPGLRTGFLSGAKPLVDKVMAYYQPWSVNALAQEVIQKIFSRPQEIDPFYQKTRDYIKEEKAKFIAALANVPGIRVFDSPTYFVLAELETMTAKLFCDLVGEDRILIRDCGNFQGLSERFVRFSLKTESINQALVSSIKKALTHD; this is translated from the coding sequence ATGATTCTGGGACACGGGGGAAATAAACAGCAGCTGGCAGACCGTCTGGGATGCCCCACAGATGAGATCATTGACATGAGCTCCAACCTAAACCCTTTGGGCCCGCCTGAAATGATTCACGGACTGATCCGGGAAAAAATTCATAGCATCCATGCCCTGCCCGAACCTGCCGGAGATGCCATGGCAAAAGGGTTTGCCCGATACCACGGCATTGATCCGGGTCTTGTGATTCCGGGCAACGGCACCACTTTTTTTATTTACACCCTGCCCATGGCCCTGAATCCTGAAAAGGTTTTGATTTTAGGGCCTACCTATTCGGATTACCAGGATGCCTGCGCCATGCACGGCATTGAATATTCTCTATCTCCTGCAAAAAAGGAATCGGGTTTTCACCCGGACCTGGATCTTGTTTCAGCCCAGGCCGCCCAGGCAGACCTGGTCTTTGTCTGCAATCCCAACAATCCCACCGGGGCTTTGATTCAAAAACAGGATTTGCTGGCATTGATCAAGGCCCATACAGGGACCTGTTTTGTGGTGGATGAATCCTATCTGCCCTTTGTGGATGATGCCGATGCGCTCTCCTTTGTGAAAGATACCGAAATTGCCAATTTACTGGTGCTCTCTTCCATGTCCAAGATTTTTAGAATCCCCGGGCTGCGCACAGGATTTTTAAGCGGGGCCAAGCCCCTGGTTGACAAGGTCATGGCCTATTACCAGCCCTGGAGCGTCAATGCCCTGGCCCAGGAGGTGATCCAAAAGATTTTTAGCCGGCCCCAGGAGATTGACCCGTTCTACCAGAAGACCCGGGACTATATTAAAGAAGAAAAGGCAAAATTTATTGCCGCCCTGGCAAATGTCCCGGGCATCCGGGTATTTGATTCTCCCACCTATTTTGTTTTGGCAGAACTTGAAACCATGACTGCTAAACTATTTTGTGACCTTGTGGGCGAAGACAGGATACTCATCCGGGACTGTGGAAATTTTCAGGGACTTTCAGAGCGTTTTGTCCGGTTTTCCCTGAAAACCGAATCCATTAACCAGGCCCTGGTCTCCAGCATCAAAAAGGCATTGACCCATGATTAA
- the cobD gene encoding cobalamin biosynthesis protein CobD, whose amino-acid sequence MFEISWPVIAGAFILDFLAGDPRNLPHPIVWMGNAISFFEPRFRRWIRSPFWAGLVFALVLVFFTFAIAGLVVYLGIRIHPLAGTGIQVVMLYYCFSAQSLFRAAMDVARPLMAGDISRARMMMGYIVGRETRTLDREGIARAACETVAENFVDGFLSPLFFALVLGVPGAMAYKMINTLDSMVGYKNKTYILFGRAAARIDDMANYIPARLSVLVISFSAALFGPLHGKTAFLTALFQGKNHKSPNAGFPEAAFAGAMQMRMGGPNIYHGRMVDKPYIGSEFKDPAPDRIQKACELMMISALVSVVAASLILWGIKG is encoded by the coding sequence ATGTTTGAGATTTCATGGCCCGTGATCGCAGGGGCATTTATCCTGGATTTTTTGGCAGGGGATCCTAGAAACCTGCCCCATCCCATTGTGTGGATGGGAAATGCCATCTCTTTTTTTGAACCCCGTTTCAGGCGGTGGATCCGCTCTCCTTTTTGGGCCGGCCTGGTCTTTGCCCTGGTCCTTGTCTTTTTTACCTTTGCCATTGCCGGCCTGGTGGTTTATCTGGGGATCAGGATTCATCCTTTGGCCGGAACCGGGATCCAGGTGGTGATGCTCTATTATTGTTTTTCCGCCCAAAGCCTTTTCCGGGCCGCCATGGATGTGGCCCGCCCGCTTATGGCAGGGGATATTTCCAGGGCCAGGATGATGATGGGATATATCGTGGGCAGGGAAACCCGCACCCTTGACCGGGAAGGCATAGCACGTGCGGCCTGCGAAACCGTGGCTGAAAATTTTGTGGACGGGTTTTTATCTCCCTTGTTTTTTGCCCTGGTGCTCGGGGTGCCCGGGGCCATGGCCTACAAGATGATCAATACCCTGGATTCCATGGTGGGATACAAAAACAAGACCTATATCCTCTTTGGCAGGGCCGCTGCCCGGATAGATGATATGGCCAATTATATTCCGGCCCGGCTTTCAGTTCTGGTGATTTCCTTTTCCGCCGCCCTGTTCGGTCCCCTTCATGGGAAAACCGCATTTTTAACAGCCCTTTTCCAGGGGAAAAATCATAAGAGCCCCAATGCCGGATTTCCCGAGGCTGCATTTGCAGGCGCCATGCAGATGCGAATGGGCGGGCCCAATATCTACCACGGCCGCATGGTGGACAAACCCTATATCGGCTCAGAGTTTAAGGACCCCGCCCCGGACAGGATACAAAAGGCCTGCGAACTCATGATGATCTCAGCCCTTGTCTCTGTTGTTGCAGCCTCTTTAATCCTATGGGGCATCAAAGGTTAG
- a CDS encoding efflux RND transporter periplasmic adaptor subunit has product MKRFLSGCICAAFLGGIYFYFTGQLQWPPALAQNQASSPEQDSAKKPSMPLAQVTVYTVKSQDLVFTKDLSGRTSAFQVAEIRPQVTGIIFKRLFNEGSFVEKGQQLYQIDPATYQAAYASAAARLKKAMADVKAVAPKVKRYTRLVKMGGVSGQQYDDALASLAQAEAGIAVAKANLATAKINLDYTKVISPISGRIGRSAVTKGALVTANQPTALAVVQNLDQIYVDVNQSSQDLIELRRHIKDRSAPPMAALFMGKETTPFGLQGQILFSDVTVDQGTGMVQLRILFPNPEKELLPGLFVRARVEQSRHGNAITIPQQSVVRRADGSVSAWVVDSTDTVMPREIKVSKVVGDQWLVTSGLAPGDRVVVEGLQKIRPQAKVATVEMTSAKS; this is encoded by the coding sequence ATGAAACGCTTTTTGTCCGGATGTATTTGCGCAGCTTTTCTGGGCGGTATTTATTTTTATTTTACAGGCCAATTGCAATGGCCCCCGGCCCTGGCCCAGAACCAGGCATCCTCCCCGGAGCAAGATTCGGCAAAAAAACCATCCATGCCCTTGGCCCAGGTAACGGTCTATACGGTCAAAAGTCAGGACCTTGTATTTACAAAGGATCTCTCCGGAAGGACCTCTGCCTTTCAGGTGGCTGAAATCCGTCCCCAGGTGACCGGTATTATTTTCAAACGGCTGTTCAACGAAGGCAGTTTTGTGGAAAAAGGTCAGCAGCTCTATCAGATTGATCCGGCCACTTACCAGGCAGCCTATGCCTCTGCGGCTGCCAGGCTGAAAAAGGCCATGGCCGATGTCAAGGCCGTGGCGCCCAAGGTGAAACGGTATACCCGGCTGGTGAAAATGGGCGGGGTGAGCGGGCAGCAATACGATGACGCCCTGGCGTCCCTGGCCCAGGCAGAGGCCGGGATTGCCGTGGCCAAGGCCAATCTGGCCACGGCAAAAATTAATTTAGACTATACAAAGGTCATCTCCCCCATATCCGGCCGCATCGGCAGATCCGCCGTCACCAAAGGCGCACTTGTGACTGCCAACCAGCCGACAGCCCTGGCCGTTGTCCAGAATCTGGACCAGATTTATGTGGATGTGAATCAGTCCAGCCAAGATCTTATTGAGCTGCGCCGTCACATAAAAGACAGGTCTGCCCCTCCCATGGCCGCCCTGTTTATGGGCAAAGAGACCACCCCCTTTGGCCTTCAAGGGCAAATCCTTTTCTCGGATGTGACCGTGGACCAGGGCACGGGCATGGTGCAATTAAGGATATTGTTCCCCAACCCGGAAAAGGAACTGCTGCCAGGGCTTTTTGTACGGGCCCGGGTGGAGCAGTCCAGGCATGGCAACGCCATTACCATCCCCCAGCAGTCCGTGGTCCGCAGGGCTGACGGCTCTGTTTCAGCATGGGTAGTTGACAGCACAGATACGGTCATGCCCCGTGAGATCAAAGTATCCAAAGTGGTCGGGGACCAATGGCTTGTGACCTCCGGTCTTGCTCCCGGGGACCGGGTGGTGGTTGAAGGCCTCCAGAAAATCCGTCCCCAGGCAAAAGTGGCCACCGTTGAAATGACCTCTGCCAAGTCTTAA
- a CDS encoding TerB family tellurite resistance protein, whose product MFDLIKKMISTGKDSTPATDEDALTAHLALTVLLLEAAYADGECSEQEKEHLAETLVANFDISPNDIHTLINDSRKERKEYVNLFRYTHFINDNFNEKQKMDIMESVWRIILLNNHLEAHEDHFAHKLATLLRLGHKDLIDAKLRARKQLS is encoded by the coding sequence ATGTTTGATTTAATCAAAAAAATGATCAGCACCGGCAAGGACAGCACACCCGCCACAGATGAGGATGCGCTGACCGCCCATTTAGCCCTGACCGTACTGCTGCTTGAGGCAGCCTATGCAGATGGTGAGTGCAGTGAACAAGAAAAAGAGCATCTTGCTGAAACACTTGTGGCAAATTTTGATATCTCCCCAAACGACATTCACACCCTGATCAACGACAGCAGAAAAGAGCGCAAAGAGTACGTAAACCTTTTCCGCTATACCCATTTTATAAACGACAATTTTAATGAAAAACAAAAAATGGACATCATGGAATCTGTCTGGCGCATTATTTTACTGAACAATCACCTTGAAGCCCATGAAGATCACTTTGCCCATAAACTTGCAACCCTTCTTCGTTTAGGTCACAAAGATTTGATCGACGCCAAGCTGCGGGCACGAAAACAGCTGTCATAA